The Sinomicrobium kalidii genome contains a region encoding:
- a CDS encoding phosphatidylinositol-specific phospholipase C1-like protein → MKYSVVALFILIAGIDLIFSQADTLRLHQLQVIGSHNSYKQAIAPELFRFLEEKDTTGGMLSLQYEHIAITEQLDMGLRNLELDIYIDDKGGRYARPKGLELVEDQPEYDPEGKMEAPGFKMLHVPDIDFRSEYLTLEDCLKALRKWSFEHPSHEPVFITLEAKDGKANHFGTKPEPFTEKAFAALDSVLLNDLGKDHLITPDGVRGNYTTLEAAVLDHQWPVLKEARGKFLFILDDKGRKKELYRKGHPSLRNRVLFVCAEPGTPEAGAMILNNPDDPRIPELVRKGYIIRTRADANTKEARNNDYSGFEAAKKSGSQIITTDYYLPSRLFRSSYHIMFGGNRYVRENPVSVSK, encoded by the coding sequence ATGAAATATTCTGTTGTTGCTCTGTTTATTTTAATTGCGGGAATTGATCTTATTTTTTCACAGGCAGATACGCTCCGCCTGCATCAACTTCAGGTGATTGGTTCGCATAACAGTTATAAGCAGGCCATAGCGCCGGAACTGTTCCGTTTCCTGGAGGAGAAGGATACCACCGGAGGTATGTTGAGTCTGCAATACGAACATATTGCCATTACCGAACAACTGGATATGGGGTTGCGCAACCTGGAACTCGACATTTATATTGATGATAAAGGAGGAAGATACGCACGTCCGAAAGGACTGGAATTGGTAGAAGACCAACCGGAATACGATCCGGAAGGGAAGATGGAGGCGCCGGGATTTAAAATGCTCCACGTTCCCGATATCGACTTTCGCAGTGAATACCTGACATTGGAAGACTGTCTGAAGGCGCTCAGAAAGTGGTCGTTCGAGCACCCTAGTCATGAGCCGGTATTTATCACCCTGGAAGCCAAGGACGGGAAAGCCAACCATTTCGGAACAAAACCGGAGCCTTTTACCGAAAAGGCTTTTGCGGCGCTGGACAGCGTACTTTTAAATGACCTGGGAAAAGACCATCTCATAACTCCTGATGGCGTAAGGGGTAATTATACTACGCTGGAAGCGGCGGTACTCGACCACCAATGGCCGGTTTTAAAAGAGGCAAGAGGGAAATTCCTCTTTATCCTGGATGATAAGGGGCGTAAAAAGGAACTTTACAGGAAAGGGCATCCGTCGCTCCGCAACCGTGTGCTCTTTGTTTGTGCCGAACCGGGCACTCCCGAGGCCGGGGCGATGATCCTCAACAATCCGGATGACCCGCGTATCCCGGAACTGGTACGAAAAGGATATATCATCCGCACCCGTGCCGATGCCAATACAAAGGAAGCGAGAAATAATGATTATTCCGGGTTTGAGGCGGCAAAAAAATCGGGATCCCAGATCATTACAACCGACTATTACTTGCCCAGCAGGCTTTTCAGGTCCTCCTATCACATCATGTTCGGGGGAAATAGATATGTCAGGGAGAACCCGGTATCAGTTTCGAAATAA
- a CDS encoding GbsR/MarR family transcriptional regulator codes for MEKYRDKIEQHGRTMENMGLTPVAARVYIYLMFHDRPGAVFGEIVDYFKVSKSAVSNALKMLTSAELVEAITIGGQRKRYFSVNFKCILNEEAMTKKMGVMCDLLRDVKDVQEVGAEFTREIGEAILLYEMLQVEIPIIMERWRKTIALKKEKGD; via the coding sequence GTGGAAAAGTACAGGGATAAGATAGAGCAGCATGGCAGGACTATGGAAAATATGGGGCTGACCCCTGTGGCGGCAAGGGTCTATATTTACCTGATGTTCCATGACAGGCCCGGTGCTGTTTTCGGGGAAATAGTCGATTATTTTAAGGTGAGCAAGAGCGCGGTGTCCAATGCCCTGAAGATGTTGACGTCAGCGGAATTGGTGGAAGCCATAACCATTGGTGGGCAGAGAAAGCGGTATTTTTCGGTAAATTTCAAGTGTATCCTTAATGAAGAAGCCATGACAAAGAAGATGGGGGTTATGTGCGATTTGCTCAGGGATGTGAAGGATGTACAGGAAGTAGGAGCGGAGTTTACCCGTGAAATAGGGGAGGCTATATTGTTGTACGAAATGTTGCAGGTAGAGATCCCTATTATAATGGAGCGCTGGAGAAAGACGATTGCGCTGAAAAAAGAAAAAGGGGATTGA
- a CDS encoding metallophosphoesterase family protein produces the protein MIIRAISFTFLFSVFTVSGFCQSPSAPDMRIAFLADVHLQDIYGKFSDNDYKGVLNPETGKYTLARTMGSQLRSTRIFNENYFAFRTALEDIAEKDIKLVALPGDYTDDGQPIHIRGLRRILKAYEDEYHIRFFITTGNHDPVGPFLQDAEKTDFLGKDGKNQVITSRKRDTDRGELPPVVTRDIAKSGYREIMEALKNFGFSPRPDDYYWATPFSAYTPKNYSYKKALEASALKNRMYDIIPGFPVPDASYLVEPVEGLWLLALDGDVHIPKDKTTAPPVPENYGGAGIGYRNVLSHKQHLVDWVKKIAAQAKERGKTLIAFSHFPMIDFNDDASPLLKQLIGKKKWQLERVPPEEVAETFAKAGLRIHVGGHMHINDTGTRKYKDGNWLVNIQTPSPAAYMPGYKILTIHRDNHIEVETMPLREVADFQNLFPLYEQEFQYLHKHQLREWDKSILNTLSFHDFTLSHLKELVRLRFINDWPGHFRDSVLHFNGRDFLMQTIGTTGQSVKELDKRLKQADLKMEDFETWKGQDLLLDFYKIRNADKLAFPDIPATRIKQYEFLATQYKDLPENNKLQSRLKLFFECLDRFMHGAPADHFTIDPHSGTLTELK, from the coding sequence ATGATCATACGTGCCATCTCCTTTACATTCCTGTTCTCCGTCTTCACGGTATCGGGATTTTGTCAATCTCCCTCCGCTCCCGATATGCGAATAGCATTCCTGGCAGATGTACATTTACAGGATATCTACGGCAAATTTTCTGATAATGACTACAAAGGTGTACTGAATCCCGAAACGGGAAAATATACACTTGCACGTACCATGGGATCACAACTTCGCTCTACCCGGATATTCAATGAAAATTACTTTGCTTTTCGCACTGCACTGGAAGACATTGCCGAAAAAGACATAAAACTCGTAGCCCTTCCCGGAGATTATACGGACGACGGACAACCCATACACATTCGTGGCCTGCGCCGGATACTGAAAGCATATGAAGACGAATACCACATACGCTTTTTTATCACTACCGGCAACCACGACCCCGTCGGTCCGTTCCTGCAGGATGCGGAAAAAACGGATTTTCTCGGTAAAGATGGCAAAAACCAGGTTATAACCAGTAGAAAAAGGGATACTGATCGCGGTGAACTGCCTCCGGTTGTTACCCGTGATATCGCCAAATCGGGATACCGGGAAATCATGGAAGCGCTTAAAAATTTCGGTTTTTCGCCAAGGCCCGACGATTATTATTGGGCCACGCCTTTCTCTGCCTATACTCCCAAAAATTATTCCTATAAAAAAGCCCTGGAAGCTTCCGCACTGAAAAACCGGATGTACGATATAATACCGGGATTCCCTGTTCCCGATGCCAGCTACCTTGTGGAACCCGTGGAAGGGCTCTGGCTCCTGGCCCTGGACGGGGATGTACATATCCCGAAAGACAAAACCACAGCCCCTCCGGTTCCCGAAAATTACGGCGGGGCTGGTATCGGGTATCGCAATGTCCTGTCGCATAAACAACATCTGGTCGACTGGGTAAAGAAAATAGCCGCACAGGCCAAGGAAAGAGGCAAAACGCTGATTGCTTTCAGCCATTTTCCCATGATCGATTTTAACGATGATGCTTCCCCGCTTCTGAAACAACTTATCGGAAAAAAGAAATGGCAACTGGAGCGCGTCCCCCCGGAAGAGGTCGCCGAAACCTTTGCAAAGGCCGGCCTCAGGATACATGTGGGCGGACATATGCACATTAATGATACCGGGACAAGGAAATATAAAGACGGGAATTGGCTGGTCAACATCCAGACCCCGTCACCGGCCGCTTATATGCCCGGTTATAAGATCCTCACCATACACCGGGACAACCACATCGAGGTGGAAACCATGCCTCTTCGGGAAGTGGCCGATTTTCAAAACTTGTTCCCCCTGTACGAACAGGAATTTCAATACTTGCACAAACACCAGCTTCGGGAATGGGACAAAAGCATATTAAACACGCTTTCCTTTCACGATTTCACCCTCTCACACCTCAAAGAACTGGTCAGGTTGCGTTTTATAAATGACTGGCCCGGACATTTCAGGGATTCCGTGCTCCATTTCAACGGAAGGGATTTCCTGATGCAAACCATCGGCACAACCGGACAATCCGTAAAAGAACTGGACAAAAGACTGAAGCAGGCCGATCTGAAAATGGAGGATTTCGAAACCTGGAAGGGACAAGACCTCTTGCTGGATTTTTACAAGATCCGGAATGCGGATAAGCTGGCTTTCCCCGACATCCCTGCCACCAGGATCAAACAGTACGAATTCCTGGCAACACAGTACAAGGATCTCCCGGAAAACAACAAACTGCAATCCCGTCTGAAACTGTTCTTCGAATGCCTGGACCGTTTTATGCACGGCGCCCCTGCCGACCACTTTACGATCGACCCACATTCGGGTACGTTAACCGAACTGAAATAA
- a CDS encoding RagB/SusD family nutrient uptake outer membrane protein — protein sequence MKRYTFTLKTFLLALLAIHLSGCTDLEEEVIDEVLGGESSDPESAVAAAYGKLGDATFVDHGNVFALQEYSTDEALLPTRGSDWGDGGKWRSMHEFTWKADNAVVTTTWNNLVSGITKSLTAIQSVNADESFGERELFLAEAKGLWAFYTYHTLDLFGQAPFRNPFGKNAELQILQAGTAIDSLITEVESLVPELAELGSQSTHNGRFTKQAAYALLADMYLNRSVYKDRYNTSSGFNFREAAVDNDGTDMDKVIYYTSLLIDGNFRLESNYFDNFAIGNSGGSELIFVVVQENDNMRNSENDFAYMPTGRNQKTSPNNRGTNGSCITGEFYNTWEGNFDDPRFHRYYRYGDGTWFMNDGSTGSVPAEDVVPGSNGLPWFHFNRGLLAGQQYGPTLTEDGDFEMTADGRIKVNMLYMEKTTTLPMDFTPELDFSNPAQAVFSQTEINRGVRVFKYEFDPENGNGTSNVDIPLYRLGGIYCMRAEAYFRNGDNAAALADINMLKTSRTREALFDNEPGKPVTTLTEEVLYNEIGYEMYWEMYRRKQMIRFGTFDDAYTAKPQTEPYLRVFPIPQETIDVTEEFSQNQGY from the coding sequence ATGAAACGCTATACCTTCACACTAAAAACATTCCTTTTGGCACTGCTCGCTATCCACCTGTCCGGCTGTACGGACCTGGAGGAAGAAGTTATTGACGAAGTACTGGGCGGCGAGAGCTCCGACCCGGAAAGCGCCGTGGCCGCAGCCTACGGAAAACTCGGAGATGCCACTTTTGTAGACCACGGGAATGTATTTGCACTTCAGGAATATTCTACCGATGAAGCCCTGCTCCCCACCAGGGGAAGTGACTGGGGCGACGGCGGAAAATGGCGGTCCATGCACGAATTTACCTGGAAAGCCGACAATGCAGTGGTCACCACCACCTGGAACAACCTCGTGAGCGGTATTACCAAATCGCTGACAGCCATCCAGTCTGTAAATGCGGACGAGAGTTTCGGTGAACGCGAACTCTTCCTCGCGGAAGCCAAAGGACTCTGGGCTTTTTATACCTATCATACGCTCGATCTTTTCGGGCAGGCTCCTTTCCGAAATCCTTTCGGGAAGAATGCCGAATTGCAGATACTGCAGGCCGGTACGGCCATAGACAGCCTTATCACCGAAGTGGAAAGCCTTGTTCCGGAACTCGCCGAACTCGGGTCGCAATCCACACACAACGGACGTTTTACCAAACAGGCTGCCTATGCCCTGCTGGCCGATATGTACCTCAACCGTTCCGTATATAAAGACCGGTATAATACTTCCTCCGGGTTCAATTTCAGGGAAGCAGCTGTAGATAATGACGGAACCGACATGGACAAGGTCATTTACTACACCTCCCTGCTTATTGACGGGAACTTCCGGTTGGAAAGCAATTATTTCGATAATTTCGCCATAGGCAATTCGGGAGGTTCGGAGCTCATCTTTGTAGTGGTCCAGGAAAATGACAATATGCGCAATAGCGAAAATGATTTTGCCTATATGCCTACAGGCCGTAACCAGAAGACTTCCCCGAACAACAGGGGAACCAACGGCTCCTGTATCACCGGAGAATTCTACAACACCTGGGAAGGCAACTTCGACGATCCCCGCTTTCACAGGTATTACCGGTATGGTGACGGTACCTGGTTCATGAACGACGGCTCCACGGGCAGTGTACCTGCCGAAGATGTGGTTCCCGGCAGCAACGGGCTCCCCTGGTTTCACTTTAACCGTGGACTACTGGCCGGACAGCAATACGGTCCTACGCTCACAGAAGACGGCGATTTCGAAATGACCGCAGACGGAAGGATCAAGGTAAACATGCTCTACATGGAAAAGACCACTACCCTGCCCATGGATTTTACCCCGGAACTGGATTTCTCTAATCCCGCGCAGGCCGTGTTCTCCCAAACAGAGATCAACCGCGGGGTAAGGGTTTTCAAGTACGAATTCGACCCGGAAAACGGAAACGGGACCAGCAATGTGGACATCCCCCTCTATCGCCTGGGCGGAATATACTGTATGCGTGCCGAAGCCTATTTCCGTAATGGTGACAACGCCGCAGCCCTCGCCGACATCAATATGCTGAAAACAAGCAGGACAAGGGAAGCACTGTTTGACAACGAACCCGGAAAACCGGTTACAACGCTTACGGAGGAAGTGCTTTACAACGAAATAGGATACGAAATGTACTGGGAAATGTACCGCAGGAAACAAATGATCCGTTTCGGCACGTTTGACGATGCATATACGGCAAAACCACAAACAGAACCCTACCTGAGGGTTTTCCCTATCCCCCAGGAAACCATTGACGTAACCGAAGAGTTCTCGCAAAACCAGGGCTATTGA
- a CDS encoding SusC/RagA family TonB-linked outer membrane protein, which produces MYSKTTLLKLKSIFILGFLVLSPATGQAGESSRFTVIRHEIPQQTVSGIVTDENDVPLGGANVVVKGTATGTTTDFDGEFEISVAEGQVLQVSYLGYKTREVTVGNAPLTVKLEPDASKLGEVVVVGYGNQVKKDITGSVSQISSEDFKQGVNISPDNLIQGKVAGVRIVNSSGEPGAGIDVSIRGIGSIRSGSTPLFVVDGVPLSNENVSAGGPNFGLGSSSPKNPLNFLNTSDIASITVLKDASAAAIYGARGSNGVVLITTRQGKKGDAMLTYNTYAGFSRVIRKLDLMDAGQYRNAITDPSYDHGGNTDWQDELYRTAITQNHNLSFSRQTDSGNYYASLSYMEQEGIVKTNDFKRTTARLNAEESFLDDKRLKVKMNLTASEIRESGIPNGANAGSDGQVIIHALMANPTRTVFDENGEYTNFNMNAHYNPLYLLDVYDDQTKTLRVLGNIEATFRILPGLEYKFNYGIDRSTSERNSTMYPNVTDRTPLGAYIQNNLESQSTLLEHYLTYNLETGKNRIEILGGFSYQKFYFSGTSFSTENIDARGEGVPPANNPGYSGIQSGVSGYAQENELQSFFGRLNYNFDSKYFVTASLRADGSTRFGENNKYGYFPSFALAWAMDREDFLTDTDILNQLKLRASWGQTGNQEVQNKITQASYSQSAAGGYYLYDDLELINGIVINRTANPDLKWEVVTQYNVGVDFSLWDNKLYGSLDYYNKTTTDAILNIPSETLSPTTTVWKNIDGKIINKGLEFTLGSQLVKTGDFSWTADINGATLNNVIEDLPVSEVYSGSIAGPGLSGVRANIYKSGYEAGSFYMLKHLGYDEQGNDIFEDVNNDGVINSDDRRIFEGALPNFTFGINTALNYKRFDLAVSFIGQTGGYLVNNTNLALNINNLASDRNLLAKYYNDGANPENTPQLSTLYMEKSDFLRLNNLRLGYTFNVDALKWVKGFNVYVSAQNLFTISGYSGYDPLINSPRSSDGNQSIGVDYTTYPSNKTYMLGASLKL; this is translated from the coding sequence ATGTATTCCAAAACTACTCTCTTAAAACTGAAAAGTATATTTATTTTAGGCTTTCTTGTCCTGTCCCCGGCGACAGGGCAGGCAGGTGAATCATCACGGTTCACCGTTATCAGGCATGAAATTCCGCAACAGACCGTAAGCGGTATTGTTACAGACGAGAACGATGTCCCCCTGGGCGGGGCCAATGTAGTGGTGAAGGGCACCGCTACGGGAACAACTACCGATTTTGACGGAGAATTCGAAATAAGTGTGGCGGAAGGACAGGTACTTCAGGTTTCCTACCTCGGCTATAAGACCAGGGAAGTTACCGTCGGTAATGCTCCGCTGACCGTCAAACTGGAACCGGATGCCTCCAAACTCGGTGAAGTTGTGGTTGTAGGTTATGGAAACCAGGTAAAAAAAGACATTACCGGGTCGGTAAGCCAGATCTCCAGCGAAGATTTCAAACAAGGCGTTAATATTTCTCCCGACAATCTCATACAGGGTAAGGTAGCCGGGGTCCGTATTGTAAACTCCAGCGGTGAGCCCGGTGCCGGTATAGATGTGTCCATAAGGGGGATAGGATCTATCCGAAGCGGTAGCACTCCCCTGTTCGTGGTAGACGGTGTTCCGCTGAGTAATGAAAACGTAAGTGCCGGAGGACCGAATTTCGGACTCGGAAGCTCATCACCCAAAAATCCTCTAAACTTCCTCAACACCAGCGACATTGCATCCATCACCGTATTAAAAGATGCTTCTGCCGCTGCAATTTATGGGGCGAGAGGGTCTAACGGTGTGGTACTCATCACAACCAGACAGGGCAAAAAGGGAGACGCCATGCTTACCTATAATACCTATGCAGGGTTTTCCCGCGTGATCCGGAAACTCGACCTGATGGATGCCGGTCAGTACAGGAACGCCATCACCGACCCATCTTACGACCACGGGGGCAATACGGACTGGCAGGACGAACTTTACAGGACCGCCATCACCCAGAACCACAACCTGTCCTTTTCCAGACAGACCGATTCCGGGAACTATTATGCTTCATTGTCTTACATGGAACAGGAAGGGATCGTAAAAACCAACGATTTCAAAAGGACAACCGCCCGCTTAAATGCGGAAGAATCCTTTCTCGATGATAAAAGATTGAAGGTAAAAATGAACCTTACGGCCAGTGAAATCCGCGAAAGCGGTATTCCCAACGGGGCCAATGCCGGTTCGGACGGACAGGTGATCATCCATGCCCTGATGGCCAACCCCACACGGACGGTATTTGACGAAAACGGGGAATACACCAATTTTAACATGAACGCACATTACAATCCCCTCTACCTGCTCGACGTATACGACGACCAGACCAAAACCCTGCGCGTACTGGGTAATATAGAAGCCACATTCCGTATTTTACCGGGACTGGAATACAAGTTCAATTACGGTATTGACCGGTCCACTTCGGAACGGAACTCCACCATGTACCCGAACGTGACCGACCGGACACCCCTGGGGGCTTATATACAAAATAACCTCGAATCGCAAAGCACCCTGCTGGAACACTACCTGACCTACAACCTGGAAACGGGAAAAAACAGGATTGAAATCCTGGGTGGTTTCTCCTATCAGAAATTCTATTTTTCCGGGACCTCCTTCTCTACGGAGAATATTGACGCCAGGGGCGAAGGTGTTCCCCCGGCCAATAATCCCGGGTATTCCGGAATACAGTCCGGTGTGAGCGGATACGCCCAGGAGAATGAACTGCAATCCTTTTTCGGCAGACTGAACTACAATTTCGACAGTAAATACTTTGTGACCGCCTCCCTCCGGGCCGATGGTTCCACCCGTTTCGGAGAGAACAACAAATACGGGTATTTCCCTTCTTTTGCACTGGCCTGGGCCATGGACCGGGAAGATTTCCTTACCGACACGGATATCCTGAACCAGTTAAAGTTAAGAGCAAGCTGGGGACAGACCGGGAACCAGGAAGTACAGAACAAGATCACCCAGGCCAGCTACTCCCAGTCGGCCGCAGGCGGGTATTACCTGTATGACGACCTGGAACTGATAAACGGTATTGTGATTAACCGTACCGCCAACCCCGACCTGAAATGGGAAGTGGTGACCCAGTATAACGTAGGTGTGGATTTCAGCCTTTGGGACAACAAGCTTTACGGATCGCTCGACTACTACAACAAAACCACTACCGATGCCATCCTGAACATTCCGTCCGAAACACTGAGCCCCACAACGACCGTATGGAAAAATATTGACGGAAAGATCATTAACAAAGGGCTTGAGTTCACATTGGGCTCTCAACTGGTCAAAACCGGTGATTTTTCCTGGACTGCCGATATCAACGGGGCTACATTGAACAACGTTATCGAAGACCTTCCCGTATCCGAAGTATATTCCGGTAGCATTGCAGGTCCCGGTTTATCCGGTGTAAGGGCCAATATTTATAAAAGCGGATATGAGGCCGGTTCTTTCTATATGCTGAAACACCTCGGATATGACGAACAGGGAAATGACATATTCGAAGATGTCAACAACGACGGTGTCATTAACAGTGACGATCGCAGGATATTTGAAGGTGCCCTTCCCAATTTCACCTTCGGTATCAATACGGCACTGAATTATAAACGCTTCGATCTCGCCGTTTCATTTATCGGACAAACAGGTGGATACCTCGTCAACAATACCAACCTGGCATTGAACATTAACAACCTGGCATCGGACCGTAACCTGCTCGCCAAATATTACAATGACGGCGCCAACCCGGAAAATACCCCGCAACTCTCCACGCTATACATGGAGAAATCGGATTTTCTCCGGTTAAACAACCTCCGACTGGGCTATACTTTTAATGTGGATGCGTTGAAATGGGTCAAAGGATTCAATGTGTACGTCAGTGCCCAGAACCTCTTTACCATATCCGGATACTCCGGTTACGACCCGCTAATCAACAGTCCGAGATCCAGTGACGGTAACCAGTCCATAGGAGTGGATTACACCACCTATCCTTCCAATAAAACCTATATGCTCGGTGCGAGTTTAAAACTATAA
- a CDS encoding DUF4251 domain-containing protein, translating to MGRFHYFSCLILFAVCCSCIGTKNTVSDARDLEVLDSLVQQRRFKVVNDWANPRVTTAMMNISGLLGPQNNVQRINLMGNSNYLEVKGDSVKAYLPYFGERQMGGGYNPDGQAIQFDQEATDFDANYIEAKKLYRITFKARKNSESFDVVLEIYANKKTVLMVNSMQRNPIRYDGTVASLPEE from the coding sequence ATGGGACGTTTTCATTATTTTTCCTGTTTGATTTTGTTTGCCGTATGCTGCAGTTGTATCGGGACTAAAAATACCGTTTCGGATGCTCGGGATTTAGAGGTATTGGATTCGCTTGTTCAACAAAGGAGATTCAAGGTGGTGAACGACTGGGCCAATCCGAGGGTAACTACCGCTATGATGAATATAAGCGGTTTGCTGGGACCACAGAACAATGTACAGCGAATTAATTTGATGGGAAATTCCAATTATCTTGAAGTAAAAGGAGATTCAGTGAAGGCCTATCTTCCTTATTTCGGGGAACGACAGATGGGAGGCGGCTATAATCCTGATGGCCAGGCCATACAATTTGACCAGGAAGCTACCGATTTCGATGCAAATTATATAGAAGCCAAAAAGCTGTACCGCATAACGTTTAAGGCCCGAAAGAACAGCGAATCTTTTGATGTCGTTTTAGAGATTTATGCCAATAAAAAAACCGTTCTTATGGTGAATAGTATGCAGCGGAATCCCATAAGGTATGACGGTACCGTAGCTTCGCTTCCGGAAGAATAA